In Chiroxiphia lanceolata isolate bChiLan1 chromosome 2, bChiLan1.pri, whole genome shotgun sequence, a single genomic region encodes these proteins:
- the MRPL51 gene encoding 39S ribosomal protein L51, mitochondrial has translation MAVAAALLLRPAGRAVLGRAAPLLRAERGISEGGGARWAPVRPGLPVPLSSPLAGLTRPIRIKEPPKRKQVDRWTEKRALFGVYDYVGILGGFQIHPKSLITGPTWLRGWRGNELQRCIRKKQMVGDRMFVEDLHKLNKRIRYLYRRFNRTGKHR, from the exons ATGGCGGTAGCGGCGGCGCTGCTGCTGCGGCCGGCGGGCCGTGCCGTGCTGGGCCGTGCCGCGCCGCTGCTACGCGCCGAGCGGGGCATTAGCGAGGGCGGCGGGGCGCGCTGGGCGCCCGTGCGGCCCGGCCTCCCCGTGCCCCTCTCCTCGCCCCTGGCGGGGCTCACCCGGCCCATCCGCATCAAGGAGCCGCCGAAGCGCAAGCAGGTGGACCGCTGGACGGAGAAACGGGCCTTGTTCGGGGTCTACGACTACGTGGGGATCCTGG GCGGCTTCCAGATCCACCCGAAGAGTCTCATCACGGGGCCCACGTGGCTGCGAGGCTGGCGGGGGAACGAGCTGCAGAGGTGCATCCGCAAGAAGCAGATGGTGGGCGATCGGATGTTTGTAGAGGACCTTCACAAACTGAACAAGAGGATCCGGTACTTGTACAGGCGCTTCAATCGCACCGGGAAGCACCGCTAG
- the VAMP1 gene encoding vesicle-associated membrane protein 1 isoform X1, with the protein MSDPAPQPAPGAPEGGAPEGGAPEGGAPGAGPPGAPPNLSSNRRLQQTQAQVQEVVDIMCVNVDKVLERDQKLSELDDRADALQAGASIFESSAAKLKRKYWWKNCKMMIMMGVIGAIIVVVIGNDLMSEHGHFKFYKGEPT; encoded by the exons AT GTCTGACCCAGCTCCGCAGCCTGCTCCCGGGGCCCCCGAAGGGGGAGCCCCCGAAGGAGGAGCTCCTGAAGGGGGAGCCCCCGGTGCAGGcccccccggggctcccccTAATCTGAGCAGTAATCGCCGCCTGCAGCAGACCCAGGCCCAGGTGCAGGAG GTGGTTGATATAATGTGTGTAAATGTAGACAAGGTGCTGGAACGAGACCAGAAACTGTCAGAGCTAGATGACCGGGCAGATGCACTTCAGGCCGGTGCCTCAATATTTGAAAGTAGCGCAGCAAAACTCAAAAGGAAGTACTGGTGGAAGAACTGTAAG ATGATGATCATGATGGGAGTGATTGGTGCCATTATTGTGGTGGTGATTGGAA ATGACTTGATGTCTGAACATGGCCATTTCAAGTTTTATAAAGGCGAGCCTACATGA
- the VAMP1 gene encoding vesicle-associated membrane protein 1 isoform X2 produces MSDPAPQPAPGAPEGGAPEGGAPEGGAPGAGPPGAPPNLSSNRRLQQTQAQVQEVVDIMCVNVDKVLERDQKLSELDDRADALQAGASIFESSAAKLKRKYWWKNCKMMIMMGVIGAIIVVVIGTYTYLKFWPSKQWLVFH; encoded by the exons AT GTCTGACCCAGCTCCGCAGCCTGCTCCCGGGGCCCCCGAAGGGGGAGCCCCCGAAGGAGGAGCTCCTGAAGGGGGAGCCCCCGGTGCAGGcccccccggggctcccccTAATCTGAGCAGTAATCGCCGCCTGCAGCAGACCCAGGCCCAGGTGCAGGAG GTGGTTGATATAATGTGTGTAAATGTAGACAAGGTGCTGGAACGAGACCAGAAACTGTCAGAGCTAGATGACCGGGCAGATGCACTTCAGGCCGGTGCCTCAATATTTGAAAGTAGCGCAGCAAAACTCAAAAGGAAGTACTGGTGGAAGAACTGTAAG ATGATGATCATGATGGGAGTGATTGGTGCCATTATTGTGGTGGTGATTGGAA CATACACATACCTGAAGTTCTGGCCCTCAAAGCAGTGGCTGGTTTTCCATTGA
- the VAMP1 gene encoding vesicle-associated membrane protein 1 isoform X3: MSDPAPQPAPGAPEGGAPEGGAPEGGAPGAGPPGAPPNLSSNRRLQQTQAQVQEVVDIMCVNVDKVLERDQKLSELDDRADALQAGASIFESSAAKLKRKYWWKNCKMMIMMGVIGAIIVVVIGIYFFT; this comes from the exons AT GTCTGACCCAGCTCCGCAGCCTGCTCCCGGGGCCCCCGAAGGGGGAGCCCCCGAAGGAGGAGCTCCTGAAGGGGGAGCCCCCGGTGCAGGcccccccggggctcccccTAATCTGAGCAGTAATCGCCGCCTGCAGCAGACCCAGGCCCAGGTGCAGGAG GTGGTTGATATAATGTGTGTAAATGTAGACAAGGTGCTGGAACGAGACCAGAAACTGTCAGAGCTAGATGACCGGGCAGATGCACTTCAGGCCGGTGCCTCAATATTTGAAAGTAGCGCAGCAAAACTCAAAAGGAAGTACTGGTGGAAGAACTGTAAG ATGATGATCATGATGGGAGTGATTGGTGCCATTATTGTGGTGGTGATTGGAA TCTACTTTTTTACTTAA